A region of Phytohabitans rumicis DNA encodes the following proteins:
- a CDS encoding alpha/beta hydrolase family protein, with amino-acid sequence MRVGRAAMTAGLALALVIGGGSAAQADPDPPAGWELRKTTTGYEVSWHAPKRVPIGDAMVEFYAGDRLLGRPSAEPDQRGFHLSVDGVAGRSLTDLQVHAGGRRLDVEAAAPRAGTAQPALAAAQLPPNAVDPGVAGPYSTISGEYALSDVPLPGFPAPVEMRGLVIAPQGTSGSRPLVLFLHGRHATCYQGTAEPTLAWPCPAGWTSLPSYRGYQRAQQLLASQGYVTVSISANGINAQDGVGLPPADGGAQARSSLVRTHLARWADWAGSGRPSAPAIVRSAPVTDMTRVLLVGHSRGGEGVSRAAVDSLTPPPAGQDGYTGTVRWQIRGLALIGPTINGQNPAPDVPSMTILPGCDGDISDLEGQLYVDATRAVSRGFALHGAIYVIGANHNYFNTEWTPGLSAAPSFDDYPSPHDPTCRAVSPLRLTPDQQQKVGATYAAAAAATFVAGNDQVRPLLDGSGVRAPSVDPAVVLSDAAGANRTRLVVPDASTVVSGTGGRLCEQVATTDSSPTTCDSSVSPHFARFERIRPEAGRYAVQVNWDAPGTPVTIRPPVPVSISNAQQVALRVALAGNNTGVGLDVAITDSAGRRAVLGSATLDALPYPTQTNSEWAQEIRMPLTNATAAGLNLAQIATLELIPRTGQTWTRIWLIDAWGWRPGLPAPQPLSLPRVDLGELTVAEGNSGTTTYQVPARVTGSGNGQVRVFVVDPLTGVASASVVSVPPGSTTIAIPIQVTGNTQAGDTRSYVVAVKAVTGAAVGDAYGQLTVQDDDA; translated from the coding sequence ATGCGCGTCGGCAGAGCCGCGATGACGGCTGGGTTGGCACTCGCGTTGGTGATCGGCGGCGGCAGCGCCGCACAGGCGGATCCCGATCCGCCGGCCGGCTGGGAGCTGCGCAAAACCACGACAGGGTACGAAGTGAGCTGGCACGCGCCGAAGCGGGTGCCGATCGGCGACGCGATGGTCGAGTTCTACGCCGGTGACCGGCTGCTGGGCCGACCGTCGGCGGAGCCGGACCAGCGCGGTTTCCACTTGAGCGTCGACGGCGTCGCCGGGCGGAGCCTGACCGACCTGCAGGTCCACGCGGGCGGGCGGCGCCTCGACGTCGAGGCGGCGGCGCCGCGCGCGGGCACCGCGCAGCCGGCCCTGGCGGCGGCTCAACTGCCGCCGAACGCGGTCGATCCGGGCGTGGCCGGTCCGTATTCCACCATCTCCGGCGAGTACGCCCTGTCCGACGTGCCTCTGCCCGGGTTCCCGGCGCCGGTGGAGATGCGCGGCCTGGTCATCGCCCCGCAGGGCACGTCCGGGTCGCGGCCGCTCGTGCTCTTCCTGCACGGCCGGCACGCCACCTGCTACCAGGGCACCGCGGAGCCGACGCTGGCCTGGCCGTGCCCGGCCGGCTGGACCTCGCTGCCCAGCTACCGCGGCTACCAGCGGGCGCAGCAGCTGCTGGCCTCGCAGGGATACGTGACCGTGTCGATCTCCGCGAACGGCATCAACGCCCAGGACGGCGTCGGCCTGCCACCCGCGGACGGCGGTGCGCAGGCCCGCTCGTCGCTGGTCCGCACGCACCTGGCGCGCTGGGCCGACTGGGCCGGCTCGGGCCGTCCCAGCGCCCCGGCCATCGTGCGGTCGGCCCCGGTGACCGACATGACCCGGGTCCTGCTGGTCGGCCACTCCCGGGGCGGGGAAGGCGTCAGCCGCGCCGCCGTCGACAGCCTCACCCCGCCGCCGGCCGGCCAGGACGGGTACACCGGGACGGTGCGCTGGCAGATCCGCGGCCTGGCGCTCATCGGCCCGACCATCAACGGGCAGAACCCGGCCCCCGACGTGCCGTCGATGACGATCCTGCCCGGCTGCGACGGGGACATCTCCGACCTGGAAGGGCAGCTGTACGTCGACGCGACCCGCGCGGTGAGCCGCGGATTCGCCCTGCACGGCGCGATCTACGTGATCGGCGCCAACCACAACTACTTCAACACCGAGTGGACGCCGGGACTCTCGGCGGCACCGTCGTTCGACGACTACCCGAGCCCGCACGACCCGACCTGCCGGGCGGTCTCGCCGCTGCGGCTGACGCCGGACCAGCAGCAGAAGGTCGGCGCCACCTACGCCGCCGCGGCCGCGGCCACCTTCGTGGCCGGCAACGACCAGGTACGCCCGCTGCTGGACGGCTCGGGCGTGCGCGCGCCCTCGGTGGACCCGGCCGTCGTGCTCAGCGACGCCGCGGGCGCCAACCGGACGCGCCTGGTGGTGCCCGACGCGTCCACCGTGGTCAGTGGCACCGGCGGCCGGCTGTGCGAGCAGGTGGCCACCACGGACTCGAGCCCGACCACCTGTGACAGCTCGGTGTCGCCGCACTTCGCGCGGTTCGAGCGGATCCGCCCGGAGGCCGGCCGGTACGCCGTCCAGGTGAACTGGGACGCGCCGGGCACGCCGGTGACGATCCGGCCGCCGGTGCCGGTCTCCATCTCGAACGCCCAGCAGGTGGCGCTGCGGGTCGCCCTGGCCGGAAACAACACGGGCGTGGGCCTCGACGTGGCGATCACCGACTCGGCCGGCCGGCGGGCGGTCCTCGGCAGCGCGACCCTGGACGCGCTGCCGTACCCGACGCAGACCAACTCGGAGTGGGCCCAGGAGATCCGGATGCCGCTGACCAACGCCACGGCGGCCGGCCTCAACCTGGCCCAGATCGCGACGCTGGAGCTGATCCCGCGTACCGGCCAGACCTGGACCCGGATCTGGCTGATCGACGCCTGGGGCTGGCGGCCCGGCCTGCCGGCGCCGCAGCCGCTGTCCCTGCCGCGCGTCGACCTGGGCGAGCTGACCGTCGCGGAGGGCAACTCCGGGACCACGACGTACCAGGTGCCGGCGCGGGTCACCGGCAGCGGCAACGGCCAGGTGCGGGTGTTCGTGGTGGACCCGCTGACCGGCGTCGCGTCGGCGAGCGTGGTGTCGGTCCCGCCGGGCAGCACCACCATCGCCATCCCCATCCAGGTGACCGGCAACACGCAGGCCGGTGACACCCGGTCGTACGTCGTCGCCGTCAAGGCCGTCACCGGCGCCGCGGTAGGCGACGCCTACGGCCAACTAACCGTCCAAGACGACGACGCCTAG
- a CDS encoding RHS repeat-associated core domain-containing protein: MTYRHDELGRLVEQVGPEGRLTIGYDAFGLPVRIDHFGPGGHAGRTRTVDATYDGDGLLARLVLTDLGRQRPERRRTFRYRWNVAEPTPQILTQRVEVDGGNDNGERDADFVYGYSRLFAHSDGGSATFARDAFGSTIRTEQTAAWARASAFDAFGQPNVDDAWTPRFGYRGELAFDSIVYLRARTYDPTIGRFRTRDPVVARLGEGDVTSPYAYADNDPVNMVDPQGTRPFPDVLGGLGELIGQLVPTLGDEAGAAIGEAVGVAVAGIGGAIMQGACWGRWPPSASPRAAPSSASPRRPPAPTPPPSTATHRVPTTSGRTSWDCSGCRPRRKAAVLPP; the protein is encoded by the coding sequence GTGACCTATCGACATGACGAGCTGGGTCGGCTGGTCGAGCAGGTGGGGCCGGAAGGCCGGCTCACGATCGGGTACGACGCGTTCGGCCTGCCGGTCCGGATCGACCACTTTGGACCCGGCGGCCACGCCGGCCGCACCCGCACGGTCGACGCGACCTACGACGGTGACGGCCTGCTCGCCCGCCTTGTCCTGACGGACCTCGGGCGGCAGCGGCCCGAGCGCCGGCGCACATTCCGGTACCGGTGGAACGTGGCCGAGCCGACGCCGCAGATCCTCACCCAGCGCGTGGAGGTCGACGGCGGCAACGACAACGGCGAACGGGACGCGGATTTCGTCTACGGGTACAGCCGGCTGTTCGCACACTCGGACGGCGGCTCGGCGACCTTCGCCCGCGACGCCTTCGGCTCCACCATCCGTACGGAACAGACGGCGGCGTGGGCGCGGGCGTCGGCCTTCGACGCCTTCGGTCAGCCCAATGTGGACGATGCCTGGACGCCGCGCTTCGGCTACCGTGGCGAACTGGCCTTCGACTCGATCGTCTACCTGCGCGCCCGCACGTACGACCCGACGATCGGCCGGTTCCGTACCCGGGACCCGGTCGTGGCGCGCCTCGGCGAAGGCGACGTGACAAGCCCGTACGCGTACGCCGACAACGACCCGGTAAACATGGTCGATCCGCAGGGCACCCGGCCGTTCCCGGACGTGCTCGGCGGTCTGGGCGAGCTGATCGGCCAGCTGGTGCCGACCCTGGGTGACGAGGCCGGCGCGGCGATCGGAGAGGCCGTCGGCGTGGCCGTGGCCGGGATTGGCGGGGCGATCATGCAGGGGGCCTGTTGGGGGCGGTGGCCGCCCTCGGCAAGCCCCCGTGCGGCGCCCAGTTCGGCATCCCCGCGCCGCCCACCTGCTCCGACGCCACCCCCGAGTACTGCAACCCACCGGGTTCCAACAACCTCGGGCCGTACGAGTTGGGATTGCAGTGGGTGCAGGCCGAGGCGCAAGGCTGCGGTCTTGCCACCGTGA
- a CDS encoding DUF6531 domain-containing protein: MTSLLARPAVELFGAHVSCGFAGDGVNTAIGNYTKAITDLRFPVALLVWGRTYNSRDLTGRLFGVGWTASLSAHLAVQEEGAVQFHDDDGRVLTFAPDGDGYRRPADLDADLSHDGDGFRLRFRSGQTWTVAASGRVTERAGQGGRLALEYDPAGRLVSAAHSTGHRLGLSYDAAGRLAAAEASDGRIVTYSYTDAGVLSAVTGADGGVSRYVTTPAGQLERVVDPGGRDAVVTAYDASGQVARQSFGGRTLDLDYGGDGVTTVTVAPGGTRSTYRHDADGRLLAVVDQSGRARRQVFDGDGRLAAVELPDGRLLTRTYDPRGNVLRQTDGGRVTAYSYDEQDRVTSRTDPTGAVIRHAYDAGNRLPSRVVDPTGATTRLTVVDDLITEVIDAEGAKTTLEYDSGRRLVAVTNPAGDTTRHEYDATGRHAAVITPLGATTRYRYDAAGRLAAAVDPTGGVTQYAYTASGMLLSSTDPSGAVRHHEFDAEDRLVARVDELGGTTSYGYDGAGRLATATSASGGVVTYAYDDLDRLTSVTDPTGIVTTYTYDGAGRRNGVGGPDGAESMRYDARGNVVEVVDAAGGTTRYEYDDADRMTVRIDASGALWRTAYDTAGRVISRTDPTGGDRLTAVTDPTGAMVRMAYDLTGNLVRRFAEGAAEVSFQHDALGRRTLMTDQTGTTRYAYDPAGRLLTVVGPDSSVLSWTYDAAGRRVALQYPNGLKVDYRYDPNDRLIWLRDPLAGAVEYTLDAAGRLLHEWLPDGWSRHYRYDAGGLLARYEERRGQRTQVDAVVARDADGRIVAVTEHGREQRFEYDPAGQLISATGQPDGTLRCAYDPAGNRTRIGRRRTTTRLSYDAADQIQAAETDRDRDRADDADHGGPNG; the protein is encoded by the coding sequence ATGACATCATTGCTCGCGCGGCCGGCTGTGGAATTGTTCGGCGCGCATGTCAGCTGCGGCTTCGCCGGTGACGGCGTCAACACGGCGATCGGCAACTACACCAAGGCGATAACCGACCTTCGATTTCCGGTGGCGCTGCTGGTGTGGGGGCGCACGTACAATTCGCGGGACCTCACGGGCCGCCTGTTCGGTGTGGGGTGGACGGCTTCACTCAGTGCCCACCTCGCCGTGCAGGAGGAGGGCGCGGTGCAGTTCCACGACGACGACGGGCGTGTCCTCACGTTCGCGCCGGACGGCGACGGCTACCGGCGGCCGGCCGATCTGGACGCCGACCTGAGCCACGACGGCGACGGTTTCCGGCTGCGGTTCCGATCAGGACAGACGTGGACGGTCGCGGCATCGGGGCGGGTGACCGAGCGTGCCGGCCAGGGCGGCCGCCTCGCGCTGGAGTACGACCCGGCCGGCCGCCTCGTGTCCGCCGCGCACTCGACCGGCCACCGGTTGGGGCTGTCCTACGATGCCGCGGGCCGGCTGGCCGCCGCCGAGGCTTCGGACGGGCGCATCGTCACGTACAGCTACACCGACGCCGGTGTGCTGTCCGCGGTGACCGGTGCGGACGGTGGGGTGAGCCGGTACGTGACGACGCCGGCCGGTCAGCTCGAGCGGGTGGTCGACCCGGGCGGGCGGGACGCCGTCGTGACCGCGTACGACGCCTCGGGGCAGGTGGCGCGGCAGAGCTTCGGGGGCCGGACGCTGGACTTAGACTACGGCGGCGACGGTGTCACGACCGTCACGGTCGCGCCCGGCGGCACCCGGAGCACGTACCGGCACGACGCCGATGGCCGGTTGCTGGCCGTCGTGGATCAGAGTGGACGCGCTCGTCGGCAGGTGTTCGACGGCGACGGCCGGTTGGCCGCGGTCGAGCTGCCGGACGGGCGGCTGCTCACCCGGACGTACGACCCGCGCGGCAACGTCCTGCGCCAGACGGACGGGGGTCGCGTCACCGCGTACTCCTATGACGAACAGGACCGGGTGACGAGCCGCACGGATCCGACGGGAGCCGTGATCCGGCACGCCTATGACGCCGGCAACCGACTGCCGTCGCGGGTCGTCGATCCGACCGGTGCGACCACCCGGCTGACCGTGGTGGACGACCTGATCACCGAGGTGATCGACGCCGAGGGTGCGAAGACGACGCTGGAGTACGACAGCGGCCGGCGGCTCGTGGCGGTGACCAACCCGGCCGGGGACACGACCCGTCACGAGTACGACGCGACGGGCCGGCACGCCGCGGTGATCACTCCGCTGGGCGCGACCACGCGCTACCGCTATGACGCCGCCGGCCGGCTGGCCGCGGCGGTGGATCCGACCGGTGGGGTCACGCAGTACGCGTACACCGCGTCGGGGATGTTGCTGAGCAGCACCGACCCGAGCGGCGCGGTGAGGCACCACGAGTTCGACGCCGAGGATCGCCTGGTCGCCCGCGTCGACGAGCTGGGCGGGACGACGAGCTACGGGTACGACGGCGCGGGCCGGCTCGCCACCGCCACGAGCGCGTCCGGCGGCGTCGTGACGTACGCCTACGACGACCTGGACCGGCTGACCAGCGTGACCGACCCGACCGGCATCGTGACGACGTACACCTACGACGGCGCGGGCCGGCGTAACGGCGTCGGCGGCCCGGACGGCGCCGAGTCCATGCGGTACGACGCGCGGGGCAACGTAGTGGAGGTGGTCGACGCGGCCGGCGGCACCACCCGGTACGAGTACGACGACGCCGACCGGATGACGGTGCGGATCGACGCGAGCGGGGCCCTTTGGCGTACGGCCTATGACACCGCCGGCCGGGTGATCTCCCGAACCGACCCGACCGGCGGCGACCGGTTGACCGCCGTCACCGATCCGACCGGGGCCATGGTGCGGATGGCGTACGACCTCACGGGGAACCTCGTGCGCCGGTTCGCCGAGGGCGCGGCCGAGGTGTCGTTCCAGCACGACGCGCTCGGTCGCCGCACGCTGATGACCGACCAGACGGGCACCACCAGGTACGCGTACGACCCGGCCGGGCGGCTCCTCACGGTCGTGGGTCCGGACTCGTCCGTGCTGTCGTGGACGTACGATGCCGCCGGCCGGCGGGTCGCGTTGCAGTACCCGAACGGCCTGAAGGTCGACTACCGTTACGACCCGAACGACCGGCTGATCTGGCTGCGGGACCCGCTGGCCGGCGCGGTCGAGTACACATTGGACGCCGCCGGTCGCCTGCTGCACGAGTGGCTGCCGGACGGCTGGTCCCGCCACTACCGGTACGACGCGGGCGGCCTGCTGGCCCGGTACGAGGAACGGCGCGGCCAGCGCACGCAGGTCGACGCGGTCGTCGCGCGGGACGCCGACGGCCGGATCGTCGCCGTCACCGAGCACGGCCGTGAGCAGCGCTTCGAGTACGACCCGGCCGGACAGCTGATATCCGCGACCGGCCAGCCCGACGGCACGCTCCGTTGCGCGTACGATCCGGCGGGCAACCGGACCAGGATCGGCCGCCGCCGCACCACCACCCGGCTCAGCTACGACGCGGCGGACCAGATCCAGGCCGCGGAGACGGACCGGGATCGCGACCGCGCGGACGACGCCGACCACGGTGGGCCGAACGGGTGA
- a CDS encoding tetratricopeptide repeat-containing protein, with protein MGDAEQAQALDEETLARRRRVLGDDHPSTLTSANNLAINLRALGDPEQARALDEETLARRRRVLGDDHPDTLSTANNLAVDLYQVGDYEGARALDEDTLARRRRTLGDDHPHTLSSANNLAINLRRVGDPERARALDEDTLARRRRVLGEDHPDTLASASKLANDLRQVGDHEGARVLDEEALAGRRRKLGEDHPDTLHSANNLAVDLYHLGDHEGACALDEDTLERRRRTLGEDHPDTRTSESNLAINRRKLGRGGPAGVSG; from the coding sequence CTGGGCGATGCCGAGCAGGCCCAGGCGCTGGACGAGGAGACCCTGGCCCGGCGCCGCCGCGTCCTCGGCGACGATCATCCCAGCACTCTCACGTCGGCCAACAACCTCGCCATCAACCTGCGGGCGTTGGGCGATCCCGAGCAGGCGCGCGCCCTGGACGAGGAGACCCTGGCCCGCCGCCGCCGCGTCCTCGGCGACGACCACCCCGACACCCTCTCCACGGCCAACAACCTCGCCGTCGACCTGTACCAGGTGGGTGACTACGAGGGGGCCCGCGCGCTGGACGAGGACACCCTGGCCCGCCGCCGCCGGACCCTGGGCGACGACCACCCGCACACCCTGTCGTCGGCCAACAACCTCGCCATCAACCTGCGCCGGGTGGGCGATCCCGAGCGGGCCCGCGCGCTGGACGAGGACACCCTGGCCCGCCGCCGCCGCGTCCTCGGCGAGGACCACCCGGACACCCTGGCCTCCGCCAGCAAGCTGGCCAACGACCTGCGCCAGGTGGGCGACCACGAGGGGGCGCGGGTCCTGGACGAGGAGGCTCTGGCCGGCCGCCGCCGCAAGCTCGGCGAGGACCACCCGGACACCCTGCATTCGGCCAACAACCTCGCCGTCGACCTGTACCACCTCGGGGACCACGAGGGGGCCTGCGCCCTGGACGAGGACACCCTGGAGCGCCGGCGCCGGACCCTCGGCGAGGACCACCCGGACACCCGCACCTCCGAGAGCAACCTGGCCATCAACCGGCGGAAGCTGGGTCGCGGCGGCCCCGCGGGGGTCAGCGGTTGA
- a CDS encoding xylulokinase, with protein MGVTAPQILAIDLGTSGMKAALVAADGTVTGWAERAVPLHVLPGGGAEQDPLAWWDALGEAVADLGRAHPDHLRAVTTVCSSTQGEGTIAVDAHGAPLTRCITWLDMRGAPHLRKQFGGTPSVGGMSARRVARWLRLTGGVPSTTGKDPAAHMLLVRDEMPEVYERTATFLNVLDWINLKLTGRTVATVDSILTSWVTDNRRPGDIRYAPALVADCGIDAGKLPPIVACTEVIGTLSPSAAAHLGLPPSVQVVAGAIDNTAAAVGAGTVGDNEPHLYLGTSSWIAAHVPRKKTDVRAQIAALPCAVPGRYLMTALQATAGANLTWLRDKVVEWDDPLVGAGHISRDEGSIFDAFDKILPTVPPGANGVLYTPWLYGERAPVDDPNLRAGFFNISLDTSRSDLLRAVFEGVALNTRWLAKAVDRFLGTPVTSMVITGGGARSDSWCQIFADVLGIEMRRDARPVAVNARGAGWIGAVGAGMISYADIPGLMRNDHVFEPGTAAHATYDEIFAVYQDLHKRLAPIYRRLNR; from the coding sequence GTGGGAGTGACGGCACCGCAGATCCTCGCGATCGATCTGGGCACCTCGGGTATGAAGGCCGCCCTGGTCGCGGCCGACGGCACGGTCACCGGGTGGGCCGAGCGGGCGGTCCCGCTGCATGTGCTGCCGGGCGGCGGCGCCGAGCAGGACCCGCTCGCGTGGTGGGACGCGCTGGGCGAGGCGGTGGCCGACCTCGGCCGGGCCCACCCCGACCACCTGCGGGCCGTCACCACCGTGTGCTCCTCCACCCAGGGCGAGGGCACCATCGCCGTCGACGCGCACGGCGCGCCGCTGACCCGGTGCATCACCTGGCTCGACATGCGCGGGGCGCCGCACCTGCGCAAGCAGTTCGGCGGGACCCCGTCGGTGGGCGGCATGTCGGCGCGCCGGGTCGCGCGCTGGCTGCGCCTGACCGGCGGCGTGCCGTCCACGACCGGCAAGGACCCCGCCGCGCACATGCTGCTCGTCCGGGACGAGATGCCCGAGGTGTACGAGCGGACCGCCACGTTCCTGAACGTGCTGGACTGGATCAACCTCAAGCTGACCGGCCGCACGGTGGCCACGGTGGACTCGATCCTCACCTCGTGGGTCACCGACAACCGGCGGCCCGGCGACATCCGGTACGCGCCGGCGCTGGTCGCCGACTGCGGGATCGACGCCGGCAAGCTGCCCCCGATCGTCGCCTGCACCGAGGTGATCGGCACGCTGTCCCCGTCCGCCGCCGCGCATCTGGGACTGCCGCCGTCCGTCCAGGTGGTGGCCGGCGCCATCGACAACACCGCCGCCGCGGTCGGCGCCGGCACGGTCGGCGACAACGAGCCGCACCTGTACCTGGGCACCTCGTCCTGGATCGCGGCGCACGTGCCGCGCAAGAAGACCGACGTGCGCGCCCAGATCGCGGCGCTGCCGTGCGCGGTGCCCGGCCGGTACCTGATGACCGCCCTGCAGGCGACCGCCGGCGCCAACCTGACCTGGCTGCGCGACAAGGTCGTGGAGTGGGACGACCCGCTGGTCGGCGCCGGGCACATCAGCCGCGACGAGGGCTCCATCTTCGACGCGTTCGACAAGATCCTGCCGACCGTGCCGCCCGGCGCCAACGGCGTGCTCTACACCCCGTGGCTGTACGGCGAGCGCGCCCCCGTCGACGACCCCAACCTGCGCGCCGGCTTCTTCAACATCTCGCTCGACACCAGCCGCTCGGACCTGCTGCGCGCGGTATTCGAGGGGGTCGCGCTGAACACCCGCTGGCTGGCCAAGGCCGTGGACCGGTTCCTCGGCACGCCGGTCACCTCGATGGTCATCACCGGCGGCGGCGCGCGGTCGGACTCGTGGTGCCAGATCTTCGCCGACGTGCTCGGCATCGAGATGCGCCGGGACGCCCGGCCCGTGGCCGTCAACGCCCGCGGCGCCGGCTGGATCGGCGCGGTGGGCGCCGGCATGATCTCGTACGCCGACATCCCCGGCCTGATGCGTAACGACCACGTCTTCGAGCCCGGCACGGCCGCCCACGCCACGTACGACGAGATCTTCGCGGTGTACCAGGACCTGCACAAGCGGCTGGCCCCGATCTACCGCCGCCTCAACCGCTGA